Below is a genomic region from Brassica rapa cultivar Chiifu-401-42 chromosome A08, CAAS_Brap_v3.01, whole genome shotgun sequence.
TACTTATAATCTTTTCTCCTGATTTGGCTTATCTCCAACATTGGATAATGAGGCTTTTTAGGCAACCAACCTCTAACTGCATAAACTAATCTCAACCACAAGAAATTTTATCTTACCAATTGTATAATacgatttttttctttctattctCGTTGAAAATAGTTCGATAATCTACACTCCTTATAGGTTTGTTTAAGCACTTAAAATTACTAACTCAAACTATGTTGGTTTCTCTATATATGGAAAAATTTTATCACACATAATTCCTGGAACaggtacatttttaatatttttgcaaTGAAAAATTTCGATATAAGAAAATTGTTGAGTAAGAAATATGTTCTATGTGTAGTTTAAAATCCAACAGTAAAAAAATTCATACAGAGTGAATGATGAATAATAATAGTGTACCTTAAAAATAATTCTATAGGCAAAAAAAGTTTGTACAGTTACGCACTTGGCATAATTTGACATTAATATTATATCATCTCCAAGCTTCGAAAACCTAAAAGAGAAGTAGTAGTAGTCTCTTTCGTTGCCAACCCTAAGAAATCGAATCCGTGGCTGATGTCACCCCCATTGCCAGTACTGCCGCTGCTACCTCCAACTACATCGCATCTTATGCTTCCGCATCTGCACTCCATGCCGTTTATCATCCCTAAACTGCACCGGAAACAACGGGCCCTTGTTGACTTTCCCTCAACAACATCAGGAAGACTGATTCTGAGCTCAAGATTCAAATCTGGCAACTTCTCTTCAGTTAGGAACTCGTCTTTTTCCTCTTTGAACGTAAGCATTGAGATTTTCTCTGGTTTTACTTGAAAACAGCTTGTGCTTTCCATCTTTGGAGTAGAAGTGAAAGATATGTTAATGGTGTTGTTACTCGTTATTGCTTCTATTAGTTGTGTAGGTTTAGAATCTTGAGAAGCTGATGATGATTCTTGGACTGGTCTATGAGTCGTTGGATCAATCCCTCTGTTTATAAGCTTTCTTCGTATATGTGTGTTCCAATAATTCTTTATCTCGTTATCTGTTCTTCCCGGTAATCTCCCGGCAATAAGCGACCATCTACAACAAgaataatatattagttttgaaaaaataaaaacaagaataatatatatatatatatatagatacaaGTTTAGCATCAAAAGTTCAAgcttctttttatttgcatgaaattttaaaaagaaagtcCCTATAGACTATAAGTACTCACTTGTTTCCAAGAAGGCTATGGAGCTTGATGATGAGCTCGTCCTCGTCCTCGGTGAAGTTTCCACGCTTTAGGTCAGGCCGGAGATAGTTGATCCACCGGAGACGGCAGCTTTTGCCACACCGAAGAAGGCCGGCGGCTTTGGGGAGAGATCTCCAGCAGCCTTCGCCATGAGCTTTGATGTATGCTGTGAGCCTCTCGTCCTCTTCTTTCGTCCATGCTCCTTTGTTTGTGTGAGCTTTCTCACAACATGGTGACCTTCCCATACTTTTTCTTTCTGTTTTCTGTGTTTAGATCTTATTATTTCTTGATATGAAAATCttgcatatataaatataaagagGTATGAATTAATCAAGTGTGTTTATGTTACTTTATATGTATACTGGGAATTGGCTTTTAGCGAGGGTTTTGGCTAAAAGGGactaacttgtttttttttttgtagtggaaGATGATTAAGGCATTTGGTGGGGCACTTGGATTTTGGGTTTGGTTGAAGGTTCAAAGCTTTGGTGTATAGTTTATATAAGGTTTTGACTTAAAGCTGTAGAGCGATACATATACATAGATTGTATACAATTGCTTCTAGATGATAGAGGCGTAgaggtagagagagagagagttgaacTTTATAATTGCTTCTAGATGTGAGTTGGTGGGATGGATTTGAATGGGTAGTGTATGGTGGCCTTTCGTTTTGGTACAATAAGTGAGAGCTTGACATATATGGCATCATggtctttagaaaaaaaaaatttctaataaaaatGACAAGTGAcaacaatttaatattttattgccGCAATACATTAACCAAAGAAAAGTATCGTATTAAATCGCTAGTAATACATATTTACAAAATGTTTTaacaattttgttatttttcctTGCATTTACAGCAATTTTGATCTCTTTCATAGAACaaacatttaaaagaaaaagatattaaTATCATCTAAATTCTTCGACTGACATAGTATTAGTGTTGACAAATCAAACTTTAACTTCGACCGATTTAATTAGTACATCAGGTAAGTCTTACCAATGTTTGCACGTTTTAATTGCATGATCAAGCTTGTAATAAAAGTAGGAAAGAAGAAAATTCAATTAAACATACAAAATCCGAAATTCGGTAAACTGAAAGTTTGGGAATGGCCTTTACCGCCAGGTATCGCCCCTaataaaatttatcataatataaataagaaagtggattcttttgataaaaaaaaagtggattcttaaaataaatttggTAGCAATAATGAAGAGGAGGGCAATTAAGTTGTGGGAGTAGGTAAAAAGTTAATGAGTGATTTTGAACAAGTGCAGGTCAACTGTAGGCGGTGAGGTTTGTACTGGGTGTATAGACTGCACTCtgttaattattgtttttaataatcTACATAGATCTTAGAAACCCTAATACAATTACTCGCTAACACAAATTAAAGCACTATCAAGTAACTAATTATGTGGGCATGGTATAActtatagaaatattttttttttgatgaaaaaaatgTTAGGATCATGTATAAACCGGGGTTTTGAACCGGACGTGAATAAAACACGCAACCATTTGATCTGGAGTCAGACGCGCTACCATTGCGCCACGGATCCGATATTATAGAAATATATGGTTGGTTCTAAATTTTATCTCAGATGACAAGCACTTCGTGTTTAGCATATTTGTGATCATGGTCATGTTTCTTTTATATGTAtgcaaaaagtttaaaacaataTACAACAATAACCACCaacatattttctttataaGAAAACCACCAAAAcagaatatacatatataaacatgTTTAGATATAAATCTTTTGGACATAAGAATGTGCCTTCTAGAACCTTGGCTTAGAATGGTTTTCTAATCCaactaactttttaaaaatattcgaGACTTGTAAACCAAGACTTaacaaatattttagaaacaGTTTTAACCACCAACTGTACAGTCTGGACTGGATATAATACCACTAGTCGTATATATCACTTTTACCTTTTGTAGAACATGAAAAGTTGGAAAATTAATTGTTTCCATCGTATTTTTGTAACACATGTGActatgtaagaaaaaaaagttgaacGATTACAGTAGTTAGTAGAATAGTACATTAATtttattgtgtgtatgtatgcGTACCCATATATACTTTAGACAAAAGTGGAACTAAATTGTGAAATTTGGTAAGTTAGGTGGAAATTTTGAGaagacttttaaaataataatggtTTATTGAATTGAGATggaaaa
It encodes:
- the LOC103835174 gene encoding transcription repressor MYB4 encodes the protein MGRSPCCEKAHTNKGAWTKEEDERLTAYIKAHGEGCWRSLPKAAGLLRCGKSCRLRWINYLRPDLKRGNFTEDEDELIIKLHSLLGNKWSLIAGRLPGRTDNEIKNYWNTHIRRKLINRGIDPTTHRPVQESSSASQDSKPTQLIEAITSNNTINISFTSTPKMESTSCFQVKPEKISMLTFKEEKDEFLTEEKLPDLNLELRISLPDVVEGKSTRARCFRCSLGMINGMECRCGSIRCDVVGGSSGSTGNGGDISHGFDFLGLATKETTTTSLLGFRSLEMI